The Panicum hallii strain FIL2 chromosome 5, PHallii_v3.1, whole genome shotgun sequence genome contains the following window.
CGGAATAACTTGACCTTTACTTGGTACAAGATCCACGCACGAATCAGTACGAACCTGGCAACTTTAGCCACATGAAGAATCCCTTCCcgtttctttccttttccttttaaAACGAAATCCCTTCCCATTTCCGCCACGCGCCACCGAGACCCAACCTAGAAATCCTCACCGGCCGAGCCAGCCACCGAGCAGCACATGATAACGGCTAACGGTCTGTTCGTGAAATCCTACCCTCTAACTTAGAACTAAAAAAATTAAGAAGAATTttactatttagaagtattaaataaaatctgtttataaaactttttgcacagctggatgctaattcacgagacaaatttaatgagcctaattaatccataatttgccacaataatgctacagtaatcatccgctaatcatggactaatatagcttattagattcgtctcgcgaattaacaCTGGGGTTCTACAATTAATTTTGTAATTAGagtttatttaatacttctaaatgataagattctttttaatgtgacccctctaaattTTAACCCCGAAAACAAACACAGCCTTAGACGGCCGAATCTAGTGAGAGGCCGAGCAGCCAGCACGCAACGGCGGCGCGGTCAGAGTCGATCGGGTCAACAACGAGAAACCAGCGCAGCCAGGAGTCGGCAAACAGAGAAGCAGCATCGCGGCGGCACTTACGAGCAACGCGGCAGGGTGGCAGGCTTGTGCGCGTCGCGCTTGCCCGGCTTGTCTTTCCCGCCCCGCCGCGACCTCGCCTTCCGGCTCACGCTGCCACGCACGAACGCATAAATAAAAGTTAACAAAGGAACCAAGCAAAAGCGTCAGGTCTGATCGAATCTGCGTTTGTACTCACCGCAGTCCGCAGCCGTCCATGCCGGGGCACGTCGGCGTGGGCGGCCAGtcgtcgacgccgccgccggtggcctCGGCGGCGCTGCGCCGCGACCGGCGCGCCAGGGGGCGAAGCGCGGCGTCGTCGGCGTCGGCCGCGCCGCACGTCAGCATGCTGTGGAGCGCCCGCGCCACGCGCATCCTCCGCGCCTGCTGATACCCCAGCGCGTGGCTCCTGTCGCCGCCCGCTCCCTGTCCCTGGCCCTGCGGCTGCTGCCCCTCACGCGGCGCCGCCCGCACCACCGCCTTCTCGGCCGCCGctccctcctgctgctgctgctgctgctgcttctgctcGCGGAGCTCCTGCGACCGTGATACCTCGATCTTGATCACCACTTCCTGCTGCTGATGCTGCCTTTGCTCACGAACGCCGCCCTGCGGCTCCTCGGCCTTGAACGGCGCCGCACTACGGCGCGCCGACTCGCAGCCTCCGGGCGAGTCCTggtcggccggcggcggcgtcttGGGGGAGCTCTCGTCGGAGTCTGGCGTCAGAACAACTTCCACGGGGCGGTCCTGACTGCACGGcgtttcctcctcctcctccaattGTTTCTTCTCAACTTGGTATAAACAACACGTCAAATTGTTAACCTCAACGCCGAAATGATAAGAAAACACATTCTACAAAGAAGAAATGGCAAGAAAACTAGGTCACTAAGGAATTGAATAGAATGAAGAAAATTCAGGCTTGGATGGGTCACCTAGCGAAGGAGTCTTTCCTGGCGCTTGGGCGCAGGGAGGAGGTGTTCCCCGGACGTCGCAGCCCTTGAGCACGTACTCGTTGTCGGAGATGGGCGTGATGAGGTCGTGGTCCTTCAGGTCCTGCCACACGTACCCGGCCTTGTACTTTCTGAACAAGAATTAGTTAGCGCAACGGTCATGCAAGGAGGAAATCAGCAGAGCTGTACATATCCATCTGGATCAAGAATTTCATTTATAACAGGCAGTAAATGCAAATCAAACACTGCGCAAATCGGAATTGAATTGCATGGGGAAAAATGTCCATGGCCATGGATGGAAGGACAAAGAACTGGAACACCAACTCATCGATCACCGTACCTTTTGTAAGACCACGAGTAATTGTCCGGCATGTCCTTGCCGCGGAGCTCCGAGAGCCACCTCTTGACATCTGGACGGATCGATTCAAGGCAAAAGGGGAACGAACGATGAGCCGCATTGAACGATCAACGATGAGCACTGACGCGAAAGGATTCGCCCCAGAGGATTCAAAACAGGCAGGCAGAAGAGCGGCACGTACCGCGGAGGCGGACGCCGGCGCGGTTGCGGTGGTTGACGCGGAAGAGGTGCGGGTGGTCCGTCCTGCCGCCGCGGCTCAGGAAATACACCACGTTGATCCGCCTCACCTCGCCGGCGGCTCCCTGTTCTCCCGCCCTGTGCGCGTCCATGATGCTGCCCTCCTCCTTGTTGGTATCGCcgtcgacgacggcggcgacagCGAGAGGGACAATCCGAGGGAACAAGGAGATACCACCAAAATTAAAGCCGCGTGCGACCCAGCACCTGCGCCCGATCTCCCCTATTTAAACCGACCTCGTCAAGGTGCAATCAAACGAGCCGATTCTTATTCGCAAGAGGGCAGGGCGGGCGAAGAGGGAGGCCGGCGCGCAAAGATTCACGGGCGGATCGATGGAGGAGCTGGGCACGCGTCGCCGCGCGTGGCTCAAAATGTTGGCGTGGGATTGGAGGGCAGTGGCAGGATAATGGAGAAGAGTGCTAGAGGAGAGGgtcccccctgcagcagctgcAGGCCCCCTCGTCCCCCAGGCGTAGGTCTGGGAATCCACCGGGGAGTGGATTATAATACGACGCCGGTGATAGTGTTTGGATGGGGTTAATCCCTATTTATACGGCCCCGGTTTGGTGATCGACGGTGATGGCCCACCTCGTAGGAACCGGGAGGAACAAATCGCCGATCGAGATCGCGCCGCGGCCCGTGCATTGTTTTTGCTTGGGAATTTCTCCATTTCTCCCCTCGTTGATCTTTAATCCCAGTTCGTGTAgtgtatatatatttatatatatgcaGTAGTAAATAAAATATACTTGCATCCCTTGTCGGCGTGCTTGATGATCCACGGCATTCTTATCTGTGCAGCGTTTGATGATCCACTCCGTGTATGTTGGCCGTCGCCAACAGAAAAAAGCTTGGGGGCGGCCGTTATCTGCGTCTGTCGTTCGCTGACTGCACCAGCCCAACCTCGAGAACTCCGGCAACAGCAGCAGTCAGTGCCAACCTAATGGTAAAACTCGAGCAGCAGCGCCAGAATCCCAGTAAGCAATTCTCATGCTCCAGGGACCAGGAGCCGCGCACATAACATAAAAACGCCTCCTCTTCTGAAAGACAAAAACCGGATATTTGAACTGCCGCTGCAACCTACGGCTGTTTTCTTAAGGGCTCAGCCGTGCGCGCAGGACCGTGGCTTTGATCCTCGTAAACCTGCCATTTGGGTTCGCAGCATGTACGGGGCCAAAGATAAACCGCGGCCGGTCGGTCGTGGCCGGACATGGTCCTTTTCCAATTCCTCCCGCGGCGGCAGGCCTGCCACGGTACGCACCCCTAGGATGGAATGGAGGGGGACAGATCCGGCTCCTTTGTTAATGATCACCTCCCGGACTTGACGTCTAGACGTCGATATCGACGGCTGCAACAGCTTCAAGGTGCACTGCAGGCGTCGCTTTCCGAGTTCTTTTTTCATATATTACTAGTGGTATTTCGAAGGCATTTCTATTGTCAAAGCATAGCAATGCCCGACTGGACCTACTACAGCGCGCGGGCCGTTACATGTTGGGCTGGACTAGTCTGGAGCTGGGCTTTTTATTGCCAACCGTCTATGCTGAAGGGCCCAACTCTAATAAAACAGCCATGCCAAACGCGTATTCAGAGAAGGGGGATGCTGCAAGATACTACGAATAAACTTTCTGCCTGCCGTAATTTATTCAGATACTTCGTACACATACATAGATGTCGATACGGTGTCGTGTTGTGGTATGTTCAAACAACATATGAGCTGTACACATATTTCTGGGCTGAAAACATCATATCATCACCAACAAAAGGGCGAACACACGGATATTTCTGGGCTGGGAGCCTGGGACGGAAGCACATGTTTGTGATCGGATGATCAGCTCACGAATATGACCGACGGGTCGCAGCAGCACTCGTCTaggaggcagcagcagcacaggGCAGCAAGGCTGTGTGTCCAAGATATAAGAACACGTTAGCACAAAAACAAAGATTTTTACCTTTTTTTTGTCAGTGATGGATTACGAGAACCAGATGAAGCTGAACATTGATTACTAAATCAATTTGAAAAAAAATTCTACTGATCATATGTTTGTCAGGGATACTAGTTGAGGCAGTTAATTCATATGTAGTACTAGCCATATGCATGAAGCATGACTGCTTACCATCCTTCGAGGAAGCTCGACTCCCGCCGCGGCGGAGCTGCATACTGGTACTGCGGCGGCGCCATCACCGGCGGCCCATTGTTGTAGTACCCTGCGTGGCCGGCGCAGACAGTGATAAGTGCAATCGCATGAAAAAGTTTTCCTTCCATTTcagccgggccggcggccgcgACGCTGAGTTCATGCGCACGTGCATCACTCATGCGACGCACGCGCAGGACTAGCTAGCTAGGACACTTACCCTGAGGTGGCGGGTACGAGTACCCGTACCTGCGATCGCTCATGGCGGTCAGTCACCGGCGTTGAGTTCAGGGGGGCTCGGCTCTGCGTGCTCTGCTTGCTGCACGGTGGAATGGAATAGGAGACAGAGCTCCGGTCTGCCGGCTATAAATAGCTGCGCGGCGGTGACTGAAGCACTGGAAACTGAAAACTCTATGTCGAGAGCGCCCGAAGTGTCCAAAGAAtctcgcgcgcgtgcgccgGTGTCAGCAGATGGATCGCCGAGGAACGCCAGGGAAGGGAAACGAATAAAGCTTCGTCAGCTCCTTTTAATCTGCTGGCCCTTTTATCTTATCTAAAATCTGTTTTAAAATTTTCTGCACCTTCTTCCCCCTACCTTTCTCGTTCTTTTGGAGATTCCTGTCTCTAACTTTCAAGTTTCCCTCCCGTCGTCTGTCCTTAACAACGAACTCGTCGAAATTGAGCAAAGCGTTTGAGGGCCTCCATCGGCGGCTACCTGCGGTGGTAGCAAGCCGTTGAGCGACGCGACGAACAGGGTGCCGATTCGCCGCAGCGACGACGCAATGGGCAAATGCCAGTGACCGCACGAAGACTTAACGGTGGAGCTAGCAGAACGTAAACCTTGGCACGGCAATTGTGGAGTACTCTAGTGTGAACGCATCGGCTTAATTTCTTCTTCAGGGAAAGATTAGGGGAATCAAATCATCCGCCGACGGGACGGCGACGGGACGACGAGAATAGCCCGGGCGCCGGTGAGATCAGCAGCGCGCAGAGAACAGAACACGCGAGCGTTCTTGCAGTCGCCGACCTGATCTTGTCGTCCGAATGAGGATCAGCTGGTGGTGATTTCTTTCACACGCGACAGGTCCTCCCCAGATCGCCATTCTCCGGAGCTTTCGGCGGCAGGGCTAGCTGCCCGTTCGGCATTTGCGCTGCTTTTCTGGCGCACGGAATTGGCCGTGGCTGTgcagcgcggcggcgagcgtgGGCAGCGCGCGAAGGAGGGAGAACACGGTGGCAGTATTCGCGACGAGAATATGTAGCGGCAGCAGGTGGATGCTAACAGGCTCGGGCCTTGTTCAGGCAAGTGTCTGATGCTGCCTTTCAGCCTGTTCCAGGAATTGTGTGAGCTACAAGGATTCAGGGGAGGACGACGTGCGGCACTTTGGATCACCATCTAGAAGGCTGGCACTCTCGGAGATGTACAAGTACCTGTACCTCCTCCCAAGCATGTGAACGTTGGGAGCCCCTAAAGCCCTCGTCCCTAACTCCAACAGCAGTCCCTGAACTCATGCGACACAGGTGTGGATGCAGGCGCTCACACGAATTGACCAAGCTGACCACAAAATTTTGGGCAGCAAGAGATGTAGCCATGTAAAAAAATATACTAATAAGCTACCGATTGTTTCCATAGATTATGAGCATTTAATACTAAATTAACCATAGCAATAAAAAGGTGGATGGAAATAATGACAAAAAATCTTAAAAATATTTCTCTAGATATCATGTCCTCTTTCAACCAACAAAATATGATCTTAACATATATGCGGAAATAAAATTAGAAGATCGATTAGACCAATTGAAATAGTTTAGTTGAATAAGTTGAGATGTTATTCTACTGAGGGTTTATGAATAAAGTGGATTATCTGTgtagttataaattaataaaacAGCCTTTTTTTCTAAAATAAAGTCAGGTAAAATCacaaacaagaagaaaagacaTGATGCCTTACTAGTTATATTCCCGTGCGTTGCTATGGACAAaataatttttttctaaaaatcaAAACCTTTGTAGATGTACTGAAAATTTAGCTAGTACATCCAGCTCAAGGCTTGAtgagttctgtgaaaattcaATTAGTCCAATCATATATTTATTTTCTAAGAATATTATACCCGTTTGTTGCTACGACCTATGTGAGTATCAATTTTTATCTTATTAAATATTTGTAAATAAGATATATCAACAGACATACATCTTGTGATGAACAATATTCATGTTCAATGTACGTATTCCAAAGTACAAAAACAAATAATTAGACATATGTGAACACAATAGAACAAAGTACAAAATAGTGCAACTTCGCTTTCTCCTTTGGACATGTGTGAACTCAGTAGGAAAAAAACTGCCTGCATGTCTCCTCCTCGTTCGACAAAACACCTCTTTTATTGTCGTACATGCAGCCAAGCCAACCCCATTTGTTGTTAAAAAACAAGAATTGATAAGTACTTGACGGATATATTTTCAATAAAATTTAGATAGGAGATGTTTAGGAAAAAGTAAAAGAAAAATTGTCAAGTCGAAGATGATATAACAATGAGTAATCTTCTCTTCTGCTGGCTGTTGTGAGAGAGAAATTTTTTTGTCAAGGATTCCCTCCGCATAGAGGTGGCGCTGGCGCCTGCGCATAGGCGTAGCATCCCATTCCATTATTCCATTCCGTCCCCATTGCGTTTGCGTTGCATATACACCGGCAGCAGGCAGCGTGGGCTTTTGTAAGATAGATCCGTAACCGTGCGTTGCTCTTGGGGAACTGCACGAGGTACACGCACCCATCCGCAAAAAAAATCTCCGTGCATAACAGAGGGTCACCAAGAATAGAATCCCAAAACTTTCGCCAATTGAACAAAAGGTCTAACACTACAAATCACCCAATTATTGAGCAAATCCAGTCACTCTGGTCCAATTCGGATCAAATCTACCGCATCAAAAATGGATCACAAAAAACACCATATCAGACAGCCAAAAAGTTCACCAATCAAAcactaagggtgtgttcgttttctgtgatctaaagtttagaggggtcacatcaaagagaatcttatcatttagaagtattaaataaagtctaattataaaactaattgcagaaccctacggctaattcgcgagacgaatctaatgaggtatattaatccataattagcggatgattactgtagcatcactgtggcaaattatggattaattaggctcattaaatttgtctcgcgaattagcacccatctgtgcaaaaaattttgtaattagactttatttaatacttctaaatgataagattctctttgatgtgataggtctaaaatttagaggcccgtaaacgaacacaccctaagggcctgttcgtttcctaccctctaaactttagacccatcacatcaaagagaatcttgctatttagaagtattaaataaaatctgtttataaaactttttgcacggctgggtgctaattcacgagacaaatttaatgagcctaattaatccataatttgccacagtgatgctacagtaatcatccgctaatcatggactaatatacctcattagattcgtctcgcgaattagccccggagttctgcaattaattttgtaattagactttatttaatacttctaaatgataagattctttttgatatgacccctctaaactttagacccccgGAAACGAACGCATCCTAAGTCTACTTCTGATCGAATCAGTCATTCCACCATATATATTCTCAAAGCTACATTCAACGCACAAAAATTCAGGTACGGAGAGCAAATAAAATTCAGATACCAATTCCATTAGGAAAAGGTAATACCAAGCTTCATTCCAGGCACCACCTATCACGGAGATTCACAACAAAAAGAGAACTCATACCTGAACACTAAGTAAGCATACTAAACATGCAATCTACGAATTCAGTAGAGATGATTAGCTAGCTGACCTTATTGACGACGATGCGGTGGAGTCTGGACGGCTGGCAATCAAGCCGCCCAAAGAAAGAAAGGGCACATCGGCCCCAACGGCGTCCAGTTCCCGCAGCTGAAG
Protein-coding sequences here:
- the LOC112892356 gene encoding uncharacterized protein LOC112892356, producing MDAHRAGEQGAAGEVRRINVVYFLSRGGRTDHPHLFRVNHRNRAGVRLRDVKRWLSELRGKDMPDNYSWSYKRKYKAGYVWQDLKDHDLITPISDNEYVLKGCDVRGTPPPCAQAPGKTPSLVEKKQLEEEEETPCSQDRPVEVVLTPDSDESSPKTPPPADQDSPGGCESARRSAAPFKAEEPQGGVREQRQHQQQEVVIKIEVSRSQELREQKQQQQQQQEGAAAEKAVVRAAPREGQQPQGQGQGAGGDRSHALGYQQARRMRVARALHSMLTCGAADADDAALRPLARRSRRSAAEATGGGVDDWPPTPTCPGMDGCGLRVSRKARSRRGGKDKPGKRDAHKPATLPRCSQCGKEFKPQELHAHMQSCRGFKERMRSSASASARPSADGRRRSSTAGHHSAERPSAAFLLTEP